In Pan paniscus chromosome 1, NHGRI_mPanPan1-v2.0_pri, whole genome shotgun sequence, the DNA window ACCTAGAAGATGGAGGTGAGGAAACTGTTTTAGGTGGTGgaaccagggaagcagagagcagagcaTGCAGTGATGGAAGAAGCaggaaaagcaagaagaaaagacAGCAGCATCAAGAGGAGGAGGACATCTTGGATGTAAGGGATGGGAAGGATGGCGGGGCTagggaagcagagagcagagcaCACACTGGCTCAAGCAGCAGAGGTAAGAGGAAGAGGCAGCAGCATCCCAAGAAGGAAAGAGCTGGAGTCAGCACTGTCCAGAAAgccaaaaagaaacagaagaagagAGACTAAAGGTCTGGTAAAGGTAGGGCTCAATTGATTGATTTTCAGGAGTTGAAGCCTCAAAGACCAGGGTTGATGCAGGTCTGCAGGTCTTCTGCACCCCCCTCAATGAGGAGTCCCTCCCAGAAAGGAAACTGATCTCTGGGACGTCAGCTGCTGAGAGGAGCAAGCGGTAGTACCATCCCTTAGTTGAGGGAGTCAGCACAGTCCCTTCTGCAGCTTCTAACCCAGGACCATGAACTCAGGTGCCTAGAGAAGCCAGGCAGCTAAAGGACAAGGAATGCTGGGGGCTGTGGGAACAGGAATGCAGATACCCTTTGAAGGAGCATTCCTGCTAAAAGAAGCTGAAAATGTAGACCTATGTGAAGTGCTCTGATTTCTAAATATTGTGAAGgttaagaaaaacataaatttaggTCTATGGGCTAGATTTAGCCCACAGTTGCCAGTTTCTAGCGCtaccaaatgaatgaataaacatgagCTTGCGCTCCTAGCCTAGAGATAAATCCTGACTGGCATCTCTGTTCCCAGCCTGGGAAGGTCCTGAATACAAATTAGAAGATATTCCTTGGAGGCCTTTGAAGAAATTCCTTCGGTTAACCTCTTTGTAGTCTTGCTACACTGATAAGTAGAAGTAGCTCCCTGTCTGTGTCCCAAATGAATAAGAATTGTGTAAAGGACAGCACAACTCACTTGGCATCTAACAGTCCATTTTCATTGTTTCCAAATACCATAGCAACCTCTTGCCCTTTGTGTTACCCCTAGAGAGATGGCACCCAATCCCCAGGGTTGCTTTCTGACTTCCACCATTCACTGACTTTTATTGCCAGAGGAGCTCCCAGGAATCCACAGTTCTGGAAGAGAGGGGCTCTAAGTCTTTATTGGGAAGAAtacccacccaccttccctcaCTGCAGACGATAGACACACTCGGTGTCAGGGTAGGGTGGCAGGTTCAGCTGGTACTTCTTTTCCAGAGCAGGTGGCACAAAACGACCCCCCAGGTAATGGTAGCGACCGGTAAACTGGGTTGCAGATTTTTTGGGGGCTGTGAGGGAGATGAGCAAGTCTGGCTGGATCCCTCCAGCATTTCCCTTCTCCACGTCCCATCCTGAAAAGAGGGTGGTGTTCAGGAAGAGGCCAGATGCCTCGTCCCCTTCTACACCTTAGTTTACCCTAGTCCCAGAGGAGTGGGAAGTCCCCTCAGTTCCCACCTGAGGAACTCTCGTCCAACGAGCTCCACGTACCCTTGGGCCGTGGTCTCTTCATGGGGCCAACATGTAAAGGGGACTTCTGAACACTGTTCCCCAGCCCTGATGGGGGTCCAGAAAGCTGTGTTCTGCCCCTCTagactaaaattattttagacCTGGTGTGGGCAAAAGTCAGGAGGGTAGGGCCCcaatctcccccaccccaccttctGGATCCCAGCACCTGAGGGAATGTCGATGCTGGCAATGGGCACAGTGAGTCCCTTCAGGACACTCAGGATGCTGTGGAACGGTTCCCGAACATCGCCCTTGAAGCTGAAGCCAAAGATGGCATCCACCACCAGCTCATACAGTTCATCAATCGTCATGGGCTGTGGTGGAGCAGGAAAAGGATGTCAGAGCCAGCAGCTGCACAAACAGCCTTAACTGGAGAGGGCTGTCCTCTGCACCTGCAGACCATTCTCAGAGGCACAAGTATTGTGTTTCATTCAGAGGGCAGCCTGAGGCCTAGAGAAAGTGTGAGTTGGTCACTGATTCAGGCCAAACTTAGACCAGACAGTTTTTGTTCTcggtgcctgcctgcctgcccgccACTGGGGAGGCTACAGGCTGAGATAGCCTGAGACGAGTCAGGAGAGCCGGATTCTGGTTTCAGCTCTGCCATGATACAATTTAGTGACTTTAAGCAAACCACTTCTCTGCACCTCagtatcttcatctgtaaaatgggttaaggaaaaaaattacccaATTTCCCATCCCTTAATCCATGCATCTGCAGGAAGGGTTTCAGATAGGGCAGCCACTCCGGCCCCTGAGGGGTAGATCATGTGTTTACTGCATGCTAGGGCAAGAGGATCTGACTACAGAGTGGAAGGAGGGACCAGGGAGATGAAAGGGCAAGGAAGCTTTAGAGAAGGTGGTGTGTGGGACTCATGGAGCACACTTTATGAAGGAGGAGAAGACTCTTGCACACTTATTCGAATACCATCCTTTAGGCACCTTCCGTACCAGGCACTAAAATGAGCTCAGCCTGGAAACACGAAGGAAGAGCAGAGCACAGGCAGTGGTTACTGTAGGATGGAGGTATTCAACTGGAGCCACCTACCTCTGCGGGCATTTCCCCAAGGAAAGGGATGTCCATTTTCTGACACTGGGTCACCAATGCAGTGAAGAGGGGCTTGTTAGGCCTTTTGGGGTAATAGATGGTTGGCTCGTAGCCCTAGGAAGAAAGTGGTAATTCAACCCCAGATCCCAGAGCCCTCACGCCCTCCTCCCCCACAGCCCCTCCCCACATACTCACAAAGAGTTTGAGGTGTCGAGCACAGACCAGACCATCTCCTCCATTATTCCCCGGGCCACAGATGACCAGGACAGTAGGGGGGCTCCTGGACATGGACGTGGGGGGATATGCCTGAAGGCAGAGTTAAGGGTGGTTCGGCGGGGTTTCAGGCGGTAATATTGGCCCAGCTGTCTCTCCCACCTCTTTGTGCCTAGGCCAGGGGGCTGGGACAGTGACTCCTCCCTGGCTGCTCCCAAAGGTCGAGAGTTGTGCCACTGACCTTGGCGATGGCTGTAGCACAGCTCAGCCCGGCCAGTTCCATAAGTTGGTCCACGCTGAACTGGTATTCGTTAAATAGCTCCTGGTCCACGGCCTGGGCCTCCTCCTGGCTGAGGAAAACCCGCGGCCTGAGTCCCGCCCCTCGTGTTCTCTGTCGCGCAGGTGGCCCGGCCGTCCCAGGCCCCGCCCCGGGGCAGAGCAGGCCACCCGAGACCCGTGCCTACCTCAGGTACTTCACCACCGTGCTCGCCATGACCTCTGAGTCCCAGCGGCCACCCGAGTTCAGCCGCTGCGGTCCCCACCAGGTGGGTCCCGAGCGACAGGCGACGGTCTGGCTTTTGATCCGCGGCAGGCGCGAGCCCGCAACCAGCAGCCCGAGGCCCAGCAGCGCCCGCAGCCTGGACATCCAGCTCGCAGAACGCGcgcccccggcccggcccggcccgacCCCGGCGCATGTGCGGCGCTCGCCCCGCCCCCGAAGAGGCCGGGCCAGCACGAGCGGATTCCGGAAGCCGCTCGGGGCTGGAGTCTTGGGGTTCTAGCAGCCCTTGGGCTGGGGAGCCGTTCCCACCCGGTCCAGCTTCCCTTCCACTTGGGATTCCAGCTCTCCTCAGGAGCGTTTACAGATCGCCACACATTTCCAGATACGCCGAAATGCGTTGCTCCCAACGGCCCTTTGATAATAAGTGCTGATTTTGTAACTCTTTCAGAAAGGTGTATGGATGGCATAGCAGTTAGCCTTGATTCCTGCCCCACTGCTTAGTGGCTGAGTGAATGTGGGAACTGCTGGTGTCAGTTTTTCGCCTATACAACAGGGAAACGAGTACATACTTCCATAGGTGCTAATGCCTGCAAACCGTCGCAGAGGGCGTGGTATAGAAATTAAGCTACTGTTCTTATTTACACCACCAAGCCTATGTAACTTAGGCCCCCTCTACACTACATTAGCTTCCCCTACCTCTGTTTTACCAGGGTATCATGCTGTACTTCCCGAGTCATGCTTAACCCCTTTACTGAGATAATAGCtatggaaatataaaattatccttAAATAGTTTGGGTAAGCTATGGTTTAAAACGTAATTGAAACCATAGGCTCCAGGTCACGATGATGTTTCACTAGAAGTCTTGAGAGGAGGAGTAGAGTTTAGGCTAGTGGTTTTGAGAATGCAAACACACTGTCTTGCGTGGTTAGGGGAAAAGGTTGGAGAGTAACAAACCAGTTACCATCAAGGCACTAAGATAAAGATAATTATCCAGACTGCTATGGATTCAATGTTTgtgttcccttcccttcctccctcacaaattcatatgttgaagccctaacccccaatgtaatGGTATTCGGAGACAGGGTGGTTGGGATTAGCATTAGTTGGGATATAAGGGGTAGGTAGTCCCTGATCTGgtagaattagtgcccttataagacttTCTTCCTCTCGCTGCCCCTCCTCTCTGTCACCATACTGGAACCCTAATCTGACTTCCAGTCCCCATAACTGTCAGGAAATTAATTTGTTGCTTGAGCATCCAatctatgatattttattatgataGCCCAAGCTAAGACACAGGTAaagggaagtttttttttgttttttagacagggtctcgctctgtcactcaggctgcagtgcagccgcctgatcatggctcactgcagcctggacctctgggttcaagtgatcctccagcctcagcctccccagtaactgggactacaggcacgtgccaccacacccgactaattttcatattttttgtagaagcgAGGtcttggcagggcacagtggctcacgcctgtaatcccagcagtttgggaggccaaggtgagtggatcatttgaggtcaggagttcaagaccagcctggccaacatggtgaaacaccacctctactaaaaatacaaaaattagggctggatgcactggctcacacctgtaatcccaacactttgggaggccaaggcaggtggatcacctgatgtcaggagttcgagaccagcctggccaatatggtgaaaccccatctctactaaaaatacaaaaaaaattagcagggcgtggtggcgagcgcctgtaaccccagctactcaggaggctgaggcaagagaatcgcttgaatctgggaagaggaggttgcagtgtgccaagatcatgccactgcactccagtctgggcgacagagccagactccatcccaaaaaaaaaaaaaaaaaaaagaaaagaaaaagaaaaatggtaagtATAAGAAGAGTGCTCTAACCTCCCCTTTTCTTCCTGAAAGCAGGAAACAAAACTCCCGTGTGAACAATGAATGCCTTCCTCCAGGAGGAAAGAAACATTCTTAtcaccagagacagggagtcGAAGCTGAGAGAATTCTGTACAAACAGACCTTGTTAAAATATCTCTTATCTTCCTTTAGCCTccccatatattttatttttattatttttttggagatacagtctcactcggtcacccaggctgcagtgcagtggcatgatctcggctcactgcaacctctgactcctgggttcgagcgattctcctgcctcagcttccctagtagctgggactacaggcacacaccaccacacctggctaatttttgtagtttttgtagagatggggtctcaccatgttgcccaggttggtctcaaactcctgggctcaactgatccacccaccttggcctcccaaagtgctgggattacaggtgtgagcccctgcgacTGGCCTCCCCATATATTTTAGCTGCTTTTCCACAATTGGCTCTTTGTTCGACCTAGTACAAAACATTTAGGTTTtccttctttgggtcttcattgcTTTATGAGGgctcctgtgtcacataaaatttatattaagtaaatctgtatgcttttctcttgttaatctgttttATGTCAATTTAATTATCTGTCCCAGCTAGAGACCCTAAGAGAGTGGAGGTAAAGTTTTGCCTTCCCTACTTTCTCTTATCTGACATGATCAGGAgtggattattttatttcaactttaaaaaatacattaattttccATCTGTCAAAGTGTGGCCAGGGTCTTTTCTTTGAGGATGGAGCCTGTGATTAGATTCCTCATCTTCTTTCTTATATAAACCTCACCAGTTATGTATCACCCGCAATTTCCAGTTTGCTTCCTTAAAGTGAAACAGTTAATGGCATGTTTGAAGCAATCTTGAGtgcagaatttatatttttattattattccccCAATTTGTAATAATCTTGTTGCTCACATCTAATTCCATAGcagcttttatcttttcttttgaggcagagtctcactctgttgcctaggctggagtgcagtggcatgatcttggctcactgcaacctccaccttccagtttcaagtgaattatcctgcctcaggctcccaagtagctgagattacaggcatgcaccaccatgccccactgattttttgtatttttagtacagacagggtttcgccatgttggccaggccggtctcaaactcctggcctcaagtgatccatccaccttggcctcccaaagtgctgggattacaggcataagctactgtgcccagcccacggTAGCTTTTTAAAGTAACTCACAGAggccagccgcagtggctcacgcctgtaaccctaacactttggaagaccgaggcaggcggatcacctgaggccaggagtttgagaccagcctggccaacatggcgaaaccctatctctactgaaaatacaaaaattagccgggcttggtggcatgcacctgtaatcccagctactcgggaggctgaggtaggagaaccacttgaacccggaaggtggaggttgcagtgagccgagatcacgccattgcactccagcctgggagacagagcgagactccctctcaataaataaataaacaaacaaacaaataaaaaaataaagtgactcacaggctgggcgcagtgactcacatctgtaatcctaacactttgggacaccaaggcgggaagatggcttgagcccaggagtttgagaccagtctgggcaacatagtgagaccctgtctctctatatatatatatcttttaattagcctggcatggtggtgcacctgtactcctagtgggaggctgaggtgggaagatcgcttgagcccagggggttgaggctgcagtaagatgtgatcgtgccactgcactccagcctgagcaacagagcaagaccctgtctcaataaataaataaactcacttTTTCCTCCATCACTGGAAGATAAAGCATAAgagtaataaagaaaaagtaacttATCTTAGTCGAGTCTTCTAAGGATCCAACTTAGTTTTTATAGAAACAGTGCTGCTTTTCCCACTCTCagttcatcaatttttttttttaaagataaattttcttttacattgacatggggtctcactatgttgcccagggtggtctcaaactcctgggctcaagcaatcctcccaccttggcctcgcaaagtgctaggattacaagggtgagccatcTCACCTGGCCTGTTCATCAATGTGTATAGTATTTAATTACATTATGAATTACAATAACACATACAACGGACATAGACACACTTGATATTAAATCACAATGGACTCTGGGTAAGCAAGGGCTTAGCTGGGGAAGTGGAACTGCACAGCATTCTAGAAAGTGCTCACTGCCTGGGTTTGATTCCCAGCTTCTCTACATACTAGTTACGTGACCTGGGAATTCAGATTACTGAAGCTTTGtgccttattttcctcatttgtgaaaggGGATAATAGCACCTCATAtatttgttgtgaggattagaggAGAATACACTTGTGAAGCACCTAGAATAGGGTGGGGCATGAGCTAAGCACCTAGAATAGGGTGGGGCATGAGCTAAGCACCTAGAATAGGGTGGGGCATGAGCTAAGCACCTAGAATAGGGTGGGGCATGAGCTAAGTACTTGGGAAATGTTACATCACATCACTGTTCCTGTGGCTGCTGGCAGGAGCTGTCCTACAGGCTACAGGCCACAGCCTAGGCCTGCGCCCAGCATCCCCTGTGTTTCACAGAGAAGTAAGGTGCATTGGTTGGGTAAGATGCCTCTTCTGTAGTATTATATCCTCATTTCTCATGTGCAAAAATGGACGTCTGGAGACAGTCAGTGACTCCAAAGCTACTTGACCACGAAGTCAGTTTTTAGAACTGCCAGGCCCCTAGCAATCATAAGATTTGGATCCAGAAAGACAGGGAATTTGccatccattttccttttttcttttacctaCTGAGTCCAAACATCCCAAGGAGGAACAAACAGAACCTCTCAGGGCCGAGCCTGCAAAGCCCTTGGCCAGCCTCCTCAGGAGTCCACTGGCTGCACTGTGTTCCACATCCCTGCAGGGCTGAGCAACTGGGAAGAGGCTTGGTCCCCAGGACCCCCTAGTGTGTGCGTGTTGGACAGGTGCTTCAGGGATGAGGGCTGAGGCTGGCAGGGGGAGGTCACACAATAGTGCAGATGCCCGACTCCGTGGGTCTCCTCTGGCGGCTCCTGCTGAGGCTTTCCCTGGGCCACCTGGATGACCTGAAAGAGGCAGGGAGGGGCTTGCCAGTGGGGGTGACTGGGGAGACAGCAGGaggcagcctgccttggcctcagctTCCCTCTGCCCTATTTGGCCCTTACCTCTGCTGGTGGGCTCCAGAG includes these proteins:
- the NAXE gene encoding NAD(P)H-hydrate epimerase isoform X1; the encoded protein is MRRGRAGPGRGRAFCELDVQAAGAAGPRAAGCGLAPAADQKPDRRLSLGTHLVGTAAAELGWPLGLRGHGEHGGEVPEEEAQAVDQELFNEYQFSVDQLMELAGLSCATAIAKAYPPTSMSRSPPTVLVICGPGNNGGDGLVCARHLKLFGYEPTIYYPKRPNKPLFTALVTQCQKMDIPFLGEMPAEPMTIDELYELVVDAIFGFSFKGDVREPFHSILSVLKGLTVPIASIDIPSGWDVEKGNAGGIQPDLLISLTAPKKSATQFTGRYHYLGGRFVPPALEKKYQLNLPPYPDTECVYRLQ
- the NAXE gene encoding NAD(P)H-hydrate epimerase isoform X2, with amino-acid sequence MSRLRALLGLGLLVAGSRLPRIKSQTVACRSGPTWWGPQRLNSGGRWDSEVMASTVVKYLSQEEAQAVDQELFNEYQFSVDQLMELAGLSCATAIAKAYPPTSMSRSPPTVLVICGPGNNGGDGLVCARHLKLFGYEPTIYYPKRPNKPLFTALVTQCQKMDIPFLGEMPAEPMTIDELYELVVDAIFGFSFKGDVREPFHSILSVLKGLTVPIASIDIPSGWDVEKGNAGGIQPDLLISLTAPKKSATQFTGRYHYLGGRFVPPALEKKYQLNLPPYPDTECVYRLQ
- the NAXE gene encoding NAD(P)H-hydrate epimerase isoform X3; protein product: MSRLRALLGLGLLVAGSRLPRIKSQTVACRSGPTWWGPQRLNSGGRWDSEVMASTVVKYLSQEEAQAVDQELFNEYQFSVDQLMELAGLSCATAIAKGYEPTIYYPKRPNKPLFTALVTQCQKMDIPFLGEMPAEPMTIDELYELVVDAIFGFSFKGDVREPFHSILSVLKGLTVPIASIDIPSGWDVEKGNAGGIQPDLLISLTAPKKSATQFTGRYHYLGGRFVPPALEKKYQLNLPPYPDTECVYRLQ